A part of Camelus ferus isolate YT-003-E chromosome 6, BCGSAC_Cfer_1.0, whole genome shotgun sequence genomic DNA contains:
- the EML1 gene encoding echinoderm microtubule-associated protein-like 1 isoform X4 has protein sequence MFLRGRPVTMYMPKEQVDSYNLEAKVELPTRRLKLEWVYGYRGRDCRSNLYLLPTGETVYFIASVVVLYNVEEQLQRHYAGHNDDVKCLAVHPDRITIATGQVAGTSKDGKQLPPHVRIWDSVTLNTLHVIGIGFFDRAVTCIAFSKSNGGSNLCAVDDSNDHVLSVWDWQKEERLADVKCSNEAVFAADFHPTDTNIIVTCGKSHLYFWTLEGSSLIKKQGLFEKQEKPKFVLCVTFSENGDTITGDSGGNILVWGKGTNRISYAVQGAHEGGIFALCMLRDGTLVSGGGKDRKLISWNGNYQKLHKTEIPEQFGPIRTVAEGKGDVILIGTTRNFVLQGTLSGDFTPITQGHTDELWGLAIHASKPQFLTCGHDRHATLWDAVGHRPVWDKIIEDPAQSSGFHPSGSVVAVGTLTGRWFVFDTETKDLVTVHTDGNEQLSVMRYSPDGNFLAIGSHDNCIYIYGVSDNGRKYTRVGKCSGHSSFITHLDWSVNSQFLVSNSGDYEILYWIPSACKQVVSVETTRDIEWATYTCTLGFHVFGVWPEGSDGTDINAACRAHEKKLLSTGDDFGKVHLFSYPCSQFRAPSHVYSGHSSHVTNVDFLCDDSHLISTGGKDTSIMQWRVI, from the exons ATGTTCCTTCGTGGACGCCCGGTTACCATGTACATGCCCAAAGAGCAAGTGGACTCTTACAACTTGGAAGCAAAAGTAGAACTGCCAACCAGGAGACTTAAGCTGGAATGGGT CTACGGGTACAGGGGCCGAGACTGCCGTAGTAACCTGTACTTGCTCCCGACGGGCGAGACGGTCTATTTCATCGCGTCGGTGGTCGTGCTGTACAACGTGGAGGAGCAGCTGCAGAGGCACTACGCCGGCCATAATGACGACGTGAAGTG CCTTGCAGTTCATCCTGATAGGATCACAATAGCCACAGGACAAGTCGCAGGCACATCTAAGGATGGAAAA CAATTGCCCCCACATGTGCGCATCTGGGATTCTGTGACGTTGAATACACTGCATGTCATCGGAATCGGGTTTTTTGACCGAGCCGTCACCTGCATTGCTTTCTCAAAATCT aatggaGGCAGCAACCTCTGTGCCGTGGATGACTCCAACGACCACGTGCTGTCCGTGTGGGACTGGCAGAAGGAGGAGAGGCTGGCGGACGTCAAG TGTTCCAATGAAGCTGTATTTGCTGCGGATTTCCACCCCACGGACACCAATATAATCGTTACCTGTGGGAAATCGCACCTCTATTTTTGGACGCTAGAAGGAAGCTCCCTTATTAAGAAACAGGGATTATTCGAG AAGCAAGAAAAGCCAAAGTTTGTCCTCTGTGTGACCTTTTCTGAAAATGGTGACACCATCACTGGAGATTCAGGTGGCAACATCCTCGTATGGGGAAAAG GTACGAATCGAATAAGCTATGCAGTTCAAGGGGCCCACGAGGGTGGTATTTTTGCACTTTGTATGTTAAGGGACGGCACGCTGGTGTCGGGAGGAGGGAAGGACCGAAAGCTCATTTCTTGGAACGGAAACTATCAGAAACTCCATAAAACTGAG ATTCCAGAACAGTTTGGTCCCATACGGACTGTGGCCGAGGGCAAAGGCGATGTGATCTTGATAGGCACCACCAGAAACTTTGTTCTGCAGGGCACACTGTCAGGGGACTTCACCCCCATCACTCAG GGGCACACGGACGAGCTCTGGGGACTGGCCATCCATGCCTCAAAACCTCAGTTCCTGACCTGCGGGCATGACAGGCATGCCACCCTCTGGGACGCTGTTGGTCACCGGCCCGTCTGGGACAAAATAATAGAG GATCCAGCTCAGTCTTCTGGTTTTCATCCTTCAGGGTCTGTGGTTGCAGTTGGAACACTGACTGGGAG GTGGTTTGTGTTTGACACAGAAACAAAAGACTTGGTCACCGTTCACACGGATGGGAACGAACAGCTCTCTGTGATGCGTTACTCGCCAG ATGGAAATTTCTTAGCAATAGGCTCCCATGACAACTGTATCTACATTTACGGAGTCAGCGACAACGGGAGGAAGTACACGCGGGTGGGCAAGTGCTCG GGTCATTCCAGCTTCATCACTCACCTGGACTGGTCTGTAAACTCCCAGTTCCTCGTGTCAAACTCCGGAGACTATGAAATCCTGTACT GGATTCCCTCTGCTTGTAAGCAAGTCGTAAGTGTGGAAACTACGAGAGATATCGAATGGGCCACGTACACCTGTACTTTGGGATTCCATGTCTTTG GAGTGTGGCCAGAAGGCTCGGACGGAACTGACATCAATGCCGCCTGTCGGGCCCACGAGAAAAAACTGCTGTCAACTGGCGACGACTTTGGCAAAGTGCACCTCTTCTCCTACCCTTGCTCCCAGTTCAGG gctcccagccaCGTGTACAGTGGCCACAGCAGTCACGTCACCAACGTCGACTTCCTCTGTGATGACAGCCACCTCATCTCCACCGGCGGCAAAGACACGAGCATCATGCAGTGGCGGGTCATTTAG